A portion of the Achromobacter sp. MFA1 R4 genome contains these proteins:
- the tssA gene encoding type VI secretion system protein TssA, whose amino-acid sequence MIDYPPLDLEKLAAPLDAIDPAGYFDEEDETFQGIDHEMVKLGGLHEPRMDWAYVDEASRQYLSSQCKHFRVAGHLIAARLRAGSWRGWAEAAGVLACMVEGYWETGHPKPGPTGYLGKRKFVALQVERLGAALAGLEAQDDAREHQEAARKALDALQAQAPMAKLEVAMLTRLEAQFARRVEQLRYPEPAPPPATLDRRGGPAISEAFFSAPDEALKLGDERESRRSLLSVAEFINQQDAYDPTGYQLRRFALWAHLHAAPPVRKEMRTELMAVPADIVEGYREALSANIVNPALLQRVEKSVVASPYWIRGSFLAASIAQRLEMKEVAVAIRLATERFVRRIPILVDLQFNDGRPFVDSETRGWLSGADADGQGRQAPLEFRALREELAAQLESEGVEVVLRRLQEMQGDDATPRWRGHARVIAADMLAARGLTWLAEDLYAGVDRVMRDMPASLWEPELFGLLGQHLADRQGAEDQR is encoded by the coding sequence GTGATCGATTACCCACCCCTGGACCTGGAAAAACTGGCCGCGCCGCTGGATGCGATCGACCCGGCGGGCTATTTCGATGAAGAAGACGAGACCTTCCAAGGCATCGACCACGAGATGGTCAAGCTGGGCGGTCTGCACGAGCCGCGCATGGATTGGGCCTATGTCGATGAGGCCTCGCGCCAGTACCTGTCTTCGCAATGCAAGCACTTCCGCGTTGCCGGGCATCTGATCGCGGCGCGCCTGCGTGCGGGCTCCTGGCGCGGCTGGGCCGAGGCTGCGGGCGTGCTGGCCTGCATGGTGGAAGGATATTGGGAAACAGGCCACCCCAAGCCGGGCCCGACCGGCTACCTGGGCAAGCGCAAGTTCGTGGCGTTGCAGGTCGAGCGCCTGGGCGCGGCATTGGCCGGCCTGGAGGCGCAGGACGATGCCCGCGAGCATCAGGAAGCGGCGCGCAAGGCGCTGGATGCGCTGCAGGCGCAAGCCCCCATGGCGAAGCTGGAAGTCGCCATGCTGACGCGGCTGGAGGCGCAGTTCGCGCGCCGTGTGGAACAGCTTCGCTATCCAGAGCCCGCGCCGCCGCCGGCCACGCTGGACCGGCGGGGCGGGCCGGCGATCAGCGAAGCGTTTTTCAGTGCGCCCGACGAGGCCCTGAAGCTGGGAGACGAACGCGAAAGCCGGCGCTCGCTGCTGAGCGTGGCCGAGTTCATCAACCAGCAGGACGCGTACGACCCCACGGGCTACCAGCTGCGGCGCTTTGCGCTGTGGGCCCATCTGCATGCGGCGCCGCCGGTGCGCAAGGAGATGCGCACCGAGTTGATGGCCGTGCCCGCCGACATCGTCGAAGGCTATCGCGAAGCCCTGTCGGCCAACATCGTCAATCCCGCGCTGCTCCAGCGGGTGGAGAAAAGCGTGGTGGCCTCGCCTTACTGGATCCGCGGCAGCTTTCTGGCGGCGAGCATCGCGCAGCGCCTCGAAATGAAGGAGGTCGCGGTGGCCATCCGCCTGGCGACCGAACGCTTCGTGCGCCGCATCCCCATCCTGGTCGACCTGCAGTTCAACGACGGCCGCCCGTTCGTCGACAGCGAGACGCGGGGATGGCTGAGCGGCGCGGACGCGGATGGGCAAGGGCGGCAGGCGCCCCTGGAATTCCGGGCCTTGCGCGAGGAGCTGGCGGCACAGCTGGAGAGCGAGGGCGTGGAGGTGGTGTTGCGCCGCCTGCAGGAGATGCAGGGCGACGACGCGACCCCGCGGTGGCGCGGGCATGCCCGCGTGATCGCGGCGGACATGCTTGCGGCGCGCGGGCTGACGTGGCTGGCAGAGGACCTGTATGCCGGCGTGGACCGGGTCATGCGGGACATGCCGGCCAGCCTGTGGGAGCCCGAGCTGTTCGGCCTCCTGGGGCAGCACCTGGCGGACCGGCAGGGCGCCGAAGATCAACGCTAG
- a CDS encoding AlpA family transcriptional regulator — protein sequence MTERDLIDTNKIAELLGGMNPAHVRDRVCERADFPRPFRIGGRKLYDRAEILEWIESRRQAPDGRRTPPLRQTPSQPA from the coding sequence ATGACCGAACGCGACCTGATCGACACCAACAAGATCGCCGAACTGCTCGGCGGCATGAACCCGGCGCACGTGCGCGACCGGGTTTGCGAGCGTGCGGACTTCCCGCGGCCGTTTAGAATCGGGGGCAGAAAGCTCTACGATCGGGCCGAAATCCTCGAATGGATTGAATCTCGCCGGCAGGCACCCGACGGGCGGCGCACGCCACCATTACGCCAAACTCCCTCGCAGCCCGCATAA
- a CDS encoding sigma 54-interacting transcriptional regulator, whose translation MPMDALEVAAIARDLILADSPHGLALAFLSAATRQAGLRAACVYSRDAAGDQLLPLACAPFELERLAAIDMEALDDPLVYSLTTGQPCFVERLSGMVDVGAGFERLAECLGPRHALLTWPQRDSRQQVASVVAVAGDARSLAAWRDDPLWQMLLQVYETLSARLYDQMSASESARYQRSLRQPQEERRSLRAARLLAAEFIGVSADAKRVREDILRFAESALAVLLTGETGTGKDHVAWLIHQASPRGGKFVPVNCAAIPKDLIEAELFGNVRGAYTGATQARAGLVAEADGGTLFLDEIGDMPMALQAALLRLLNEKKYRPLGGTREFPSDFRLICATHQPLAQLIQAGRFREDLYFRIRQQTLHLPALRDRPDDIAPLAAHIILQHNRERRTRVGGLAPDALSYLEGQAFPGNVRELRSLLLVAAERAGPGVSICRQILGQLQDGGAERGAANGLDRNLHGLFQTDNLPHALDTFERMLVTARLQALEGSRSRAAQSLGIPKRTLARRCQAWNLDREDSHS comes from the coding sequence ATGCCGATGGATGCGCTGGAAGTGGCAGCAATTGCGCGGGACCTGATTCTGGCCGACAGTCCGCACGGGCTCGCGCTTGCCTTTCTTTCCGCCGCGACGCGCCAGGCCGGCCTGCGCGCCGCCTGCGTGTACAGCCGCGACGCGGCGGGCGACCAGCTGCTTCCCCTGGCCTGTGCGCCATTCGAGCTTGAACGGCTTGCCGCGATCGACATGGAGGCCCTGGACGATCCGCTGGTCTACAGCCTGACGACGGGCCAGCCGTGTTTCGTCGAGCGCCTGTCCGGCATGGTGGACGTGGGCGCCGGCTTCGAGCGGCTGGCCGAATGCCTGGGGCCACGCCATGCGCTGCTGACCTGGCCGCAGCGCGACAGCCGCCAGCAGGTGGCGTCCGTGGTCGCCGTGGCCGGCGACGCGCGCAGCCTCGCCGCCTGGCGCGACGATCCGTTGTGGCAGATGCTCCTGCAGGTCTACGAAACCCTGTCCGCCCGTCTCTACGACCAGATGAGCGCATCGGAAAGCGCGCGCTACCAGCGCAGCCTGCGTCAGCCGCAGGAAGAGCGCCGCAGCCTGCGAGCGGCCCGGCTGCTGGCGGCTGAATTCATCGGGGTCAGCGCGGACGCAAAGCGCGTGCGGGAAGACATCCTGCGCTTTGCGGAGTCCGCGCTGGCGGTGCTGCTGACGGGGGAAACCGGCACCGGCAAGGACCATGTCGCCTGGCTCATCCATCAGGCGTCGCCGCGCGGCGGCAAGTTCGTGCCGGTGAATTGCGCCGCCATTCCGAAGGACCTGATCGAGGCGGAACTCTTCGGCAATGTCCGCGGCGCCTACACGGGCGCGACGCAGGCGCGCGCGGGCCTGGTGGCCGAAGCGGACGGGGGCACGCTGTTCCTGGACGAGATCGGCGACATGCCGATGGCGCTGCAGGCCGCCTTGCTGCGCCTGCTCAACGAAAAAAAGTACCGGCCGCTTGGCGGCACGCGCGAATTCCCATCGGATTTCCGCCTTATCTGCGCCACCCACCAGCCGCTGGCGCAACTGATCCAGGCGGGCCGGTTCCGCGAAGACCTGTACTTCCGAATCCGGCAGCAGACGCTGCACCTGCCCGCGCTGCGCGACCGTCCGGATGACATTGCGCCCCTGGCTGCGCACATCATCCTGCAGCACAACCGCGAGCGGCGCACCCGCGTCGGGGGCCTGGCGCCCGACGCGCTGTCGTACCTGGAAGGCCAGGCTTTCCCGGGGAACGTGCGTGAGCTGCGCAGCCTGCTGCTGGTTGCCGCGGAGCGGGCGGGCCCCGGCGTCTCGATCTGCCGCCAGATCCTGGGGCAACTGCAGGATGGCGGCGCGGAGCGCGGCGCGGCCAACGGCCTGGACCGCAACCTGCACGGCCTCTTTCAAACCGACAACCTGCCGCACGCCCTCGATACGTTCGAGCGGATGCTCGTCACGGCGCGCCTGCAGGCGCTGGAAGGCTCGCGCAGCCGCGCCGCGCAAAGCCTGGGCATACCGAAGCGCACGCTCGCGCGCCGATGCCAGGCGTGGAATCTGGACCGCGAGGACTCCCACTCATGA
- a CDS encoding DUF3307 domain-containing protein: MAEMIFLLVVAHALCDYPLQGDFLARAKDRNTKLGKMFWPHALFAHSMIHGGAVLLITGLLPLAIAEVIIHAVTDWLKCEKRIGLNTDQAIHLLCKIVWAAVAAFGVLHV; encoded by the coding sequence ATGGCCGAAATGATCTTCCTGCTCGTCGTCGCCCACGCGCTCTGCGACTACCCGCTGCAAGGCGATTTCCTGGCCCGCGCCAAGGACCGCAACACCAAGCTTGGCAAGATGTTCTGGCCGCACGCCCTCTTCGCCCATTCCATGATCCATGGCGGCGCGGTCCTGCTGATTACCGGACTTCTGCCCCTGGCTATTGCCGAGGTCATCATTCACGCCGTCACCGACTGGCTGAAATGCGAAAAGCGGATTGGCCTGAACACTGATCAGGCAATCCACCTGCTCTGCAAAATCGTCTGGGCGGCTGTTGCTGCCTTTGGAGTTCTCCATGTCTAA
- the vasI gene encoding type VI secretion system-associated protein VasI: MKFSSAFLVSMLAAAICQAGPAPGAAKDDCRAIVSDLERLACFDRAAGTPASPIPGGAGPAAAPSARPGHPPSTPQIADLVRQNEAGRAAGDFSFLISSVEDALPGQTRVLISAPALDGAAESAFLAISCIANISRLQLLLPRPSERNQIRIRLYIDDRPLSAPRTWQAMEPGNVIDAGRGLVAVDLLRQFSSGGRLRLESDDAAIHGLMFDATGLHGLIAQQREACHW, from the coding sequence ATGAAATTTTCTAGCGCATTCCTTGTTTCGATGCTGGCTGCAGCGATCTGCCAGGCCGGCCCGGCGCCCGGCGCCGCGAAAGACGATTGCCGCGCGATCGTGTCCGATCTGGAGCGGCTGGCGTGTTTCGACCGCGCCGCGGGCACGCCGGCGTCGCCCATTCCCGGCGGCGCCGGACCCGCTGCCGCCCCATCGGCAAGGCCCGGCCATCCGCCGTCCACTCCGCAGATTGCCGATCTGGTCCGCCAGAACGAAGCGGGGCGCGCGGCCGGGGACTTTTCGTTTCTGATCTCCAGCGTCGAAGACGCGCTGCCCGGGCAGACCCGGGTCCTGATCTCGGCGCCGGCGCTGGATGGCGCTGCCGAGTCGGCGTTTCTCGCGATCAGCTGCATTGCGAACATCTCCCGGCTGCAATTGCTCCTGCCCCGGCCGTCCGAGCGCAACCAGATTCGCATCCGGCTGTATATCGATGACCGGCCCCTGTCGGCCCCCCGGACCTGGCAGGCGATGGAGCCGGGCAATGTGATCGACGCCGGACGCGGACTGGTGGCCGTCGATCTGCTGCGGCAGTTCTCGTCGGGCGGACGGCTGCGGCTCGAAAGCGACGATGCCGCCATCCATGGACTGATGTTCGATGCGACCGGCCTGCACGGCCTGATCGCGCAACAGCGGGAGGCGTGTCATTGGTGA
- a CDS encoding SOS response-associated peptidase gives MCSHYQTLKDAELLLKKFGARRRPAAIGKYDMWPRYEGVFLRRPPEHDAGDDAVPEREAVAGRWGLISAMTRPDGLDRAGKLSTFNARAETAAASYTFGNAWRRAQHCVIPADAIFEPDWRSGKAVPTRFTRANGEPLGIAGLWDRYRDAAGQWRESYTMLTINADKDPLFSQYHQAGKEKRMVVILPEGAWSDWMTATAQQSREFLVPFPADKLMATPMP, from the coding sequence ATGTGTTCGCACTATCAGACGCTTAAGGATGCCGAGCTGCTGCTGAAGAAATTCGGCGCGCGCCGCAGGCCCGCCGCCATCGGCAAGTACGACATGTGGCCCAGATACGAAGGCGTGTTCCTGCGCCGCCCGCCCGAACACGACGCCGGCGACGACGCCGTGCCCGAGCGCGAAGCCGTCGCTGGCCGCTGGGGCCTGATCAGCGCCATGACTCGGCCGGACGGTCTGGACCGCGCCGGCAAGCTGTCCACCTTCAATGCCCGCGCCGAAACGGCCGCCGCCTCGTACACCTTCGGCAACGCCTGGCGCCGCGCGCAGCATTGCGTCATTCCGGCCGATGCGATCTTCGAACCGGATTGGCGCTCCGGCAAGGCCGTCCCCACCCGCTTCACCCGCGCCAACGGCGAGCCGCTGGGCATCGCGGGCCTGTGGGACCGGTACCGCGATGCCGCCGGACAATGGCGCGAGAGCTACACCATGCTGACCATCAACGCGGACAAGGATCCCCTGTTCAGCCAGTACCACCAGGCGGGCAAGGAAAAGCGCATGGTCGTCATCCTGCCCGAGGGCGCCTGGAGCGACTGGATGACGGCCACGGCGCAACAGAGCCGCGAGTTTCTGGTCCCGTTCCCGGCAGACAAGCTGATGGCCACGCCGATGCCGTGA
- a CDS encoding lambda exonuclease family protein, whose product MNAPAEQRTEEWRQERAGKITASNFGAAISITPGEGVYKTGPRKGQVKVPEPTLERTRLMRTLAFERLAGIPKREVGAKSLSWGRDLEDAAKEAYMVDTGALVEDSGFVLHPVHTFIGASPDGLIGTDGGIEMKCPHDEQVHIQTWLEGMPKDHVAQVQGNMLVTGRQWWDFISYDPRMTEPWRLYVQRIPRDDAYIKTLLTGLLQFEAELRAMVDTLRRKAA is encoded by the coding sequence ATGAATGCGCCCGCCGAACAACGAACCGAGGAATGGCGTCAGGAGCGCGCCGGCAAGATCACGGCCAGCAACTTCGGCGCCGCGATCTCCATCACCCCCGGCGAGGGCGTCTACAAGACCGGACCGCGAAAGGGCCAGGTGAAGGTTCCTGAACCGACCCTGGAGCGCACCCGCCTGATGCGCACGCTGGCATTCGAGCGACTGGCCGGCATCCCTAAGCGCGAGGTCGGCGCGAAATCCCTTTCCTGGGGCCGTGACCTGGAAGATGCCGCCAAGGAGGCCTACATGGTCGACACCGGCGCGCTGGTTGAGGATAGCGGCTTCGTGCTGCACCCCGTGCACACGTTCATCGGTGCCAGCCCGGACGGCCTCATCGGCACGGACGGCGGCATCGAAATGAAGTGCCCGCACGACGAACAGGTGCATATCCAGACCTGGCTGGAGGGAATGCCGAAAGACCACGTTGCCCAGGTGCAGGGAAACATGCTCGTGACCGGCCGCCAGTGGTGGGACTTCATCAGCTACGACCCGCGCATGACCGAACCCTGGCGCCTGTACGTGCAGCGCATCCCGCGGGACGACGCCTACATCAAGACCCTCCTGACCGGGCTGCTGCAGTTCGAAGCCGAGCTGCGCGCGATGGTCGACACCCTGCGCCGCAAGGCCGCCTGA
- the tssM gene encoding type VI secretion system membrane subunit TssM, whose protein sequence is MSRIWAYLKRFGLPVLRQFKSAMPVLLLLGVLFLLIGIWWQGPELNWNASRPLADMPARLLATLGVLMAPLLMWLFALRRRNRRLEAEREHAAQRKEDPALRYVQAQERALDSSLAALRANLKSRNALYELPWYLVLGQQNSGKTSFINRSSQSFSLTGEIKAGSRRVFVDPDLAYSIDWWMGDEAVLIDPPGELISQTEPAAAEPAAASEDASAAPPAPSGKALPAGLHGRLWEGLIDWLGRNRSRRPLNGVVLMVDLVTLLNQKASDRKALAILLRTRLSELSRHLGTRPPLYVVLSKFDLLAGFEPFFARLPRSVREEIFGFTFTLDSVKNYDAWLAELAGRYDGFIARLNERVFDALSDANALETREALFSLVGQLAGMRPVLLGFLADVLGSDRYITPALPRGVYFSSVYQQGLLCNAFINAASQSYGLSEPLADTQPAGRAVVYFAQRVFQRIIYPEAGLAGDNLKVLADKRRVLRVGFAVAALGSLVLIGGWYRYYGINRDMATRVLERSRDFSAFQIDGRSDPTGRNLLAPLDQISSAVAVFGDYRDAWPVVADLGLYQGRKIGPKVDEAYLKLLSRRFLPELAGGVMQAVNAAPADSDEQLAALRVYRMIEDIDNRRAPIVQDWMSRQWQAAFPGDGAVQGGLMRHLSYAMKYARADLPMYRERVEEIQRRLRQVPMPQRVYMSMREQAGKALQAPLDLRNEVGPAFDIVYGGAGHAERDTRIDALLTARGYRTYFEPRSQDFTDLALIDQWTLGERDRIDYSEADKQALAVRVRAIYNRDYVDTWQRSLNRLEVADFDDIAQAVSVLGSVTSPAAPLRRLVETVRDNTSLQPLDVRVASAKADGPAPTPAGVAKAQQVAAIARPFAPLTDVLVATENKPSYLDESMAAVARVHDVVKSVQDSPDPGKAALSVVLDRFALKGTDPIGNLQRIAAGMPEPLNRQVKKLADESSQVLVIEALKELERRWNTEVYRYYDERLANRYPFNPASRVDASLEDFTVMFGPQGRLAQFKDQYLKLFLEDNLEALYSERRGGYLVRMDVLKQLEAADRIRDAFFNSRGALGVQFSVEPLGLAPTRRSSVLSVEGQLISYSHGAANSVGLIWPNSLGANTESRITLVGGGTSSSLVYRGAWSMFRLLSQARLDSATATSVDLSFAASDGAMRYRVSAEKANNPFTQPLFDGFALPRTLLAEWPGKAKADARVAAGKGAPRR, encoded by the coding sequence ATGTCTAGGATCTGGGCTTATCTCAAGCGCTTTGGCTTGCCCGTGCTGCGCCAGTTCAAGAGCGCAATGCCGGTGCTGTTGCTGTTGGGCGTTCTGTTCCTGTTGATCGGCATTTGGTGGCAGGGCCCCGAGCTGAACTGGAACGCGAGCCGGCCGCTGGCCGACATGCCGGCGCGCCTGCTCGCGACGTTGGGGGTGCTGATGGCGCCGCTGCTCATGTGGCTCTTTGCCTTGCGTCGCCGCAACCGGCGGCTGGAGGCGGAGCGCGAACACGCGGCGCAGCGCAAGGAAGATCCGGCCCTGCGGTACGTGCAGGCGCAGGAACGCGCGCTCGATTCGAGCCTGGCCGCGCTGCGCGCGAACCTGAAGAGCCGCAACGCCCTGTACGAACTGCCGTGGTATCTGGTCCTGGGCCAGCAGAACTCGGGCAAGACCAGCTTCATCAACCGGTCGAGCCAGAGTTTTTCGTTGACCGGAGAGATCAAGGCGGGCAGCAGGCGCGTGTTCGTGGATCCGGACCTCGCCTACAGCATCGACTGGTGGATGGGCGACGAGGCCGTGCTGATCGATCCGCCCGGCGAGCTGATCAGCCAGACTGAGCCCGCCGCCGCCGAGCCTGCCGCGGCATCGGAGGACGCGTCGGCCGCGCCGCCCGCGCCATCCGGAAAAGCCTTGCCCGCCGGCCTGCACGGGCGCCTGTGGGAAGGCCTGATCGACTGGCTGGGCCGCAATCGCAGCCGGCGGCCCCTCAATGGCGTGGTGCTGATGGTGGACCTGGTGACGCTGCTGAACCAGAAGGCCAGCGACCGCAAGGCGCTTGCCATCCTGCTGCGCACGCGCCTGAGCGAACTGAGCCGGCATTTGGGCACGCGCCCGCCGCTTTACGTGGTGCTCAGCAAGTTCGACCTGCTGGCCGGATTTGAGCCGTTCTTCGCGCGGCTGCCGCGCTCGGTGCGCGAAGAGATCTTCGGCTTCACGTTCACCCTGGATTCGGTAAAGAACTACGACGCCTGGCTGGCGGAGCTGGCCGGCCGCTACGACGGCTTCATCGCCCGGCTGAACGAGCGGGTGTTCGACGCCCTGAGCGACGCGAACGCGCTGGAAACGCGGGAGGCGCTGTTCTCGCTGGTGGGCCAGCTGGCCGGCATGCGCCCCGTGCTGCTGGGTTTTCTGGCCGACGTCCTGGGTAGCGACCGCTACATCACGCCCGCGCTGCCGCGCGGCGTGTACTTCTCGTCGGTCTATCAGCAGGGATTGCTCTGCAACGCCTTCATCAACGCCGCGTCGCAGTCGTATGGCCTGAGCGAGCCGCTGGCCGACACGCAGCCCGCCGGGCGGGCGGTCGTCTATTTCGCCCAGCGCGTGTTCCAGCGCATCATTTATCCCGAGGCCGGCCTGGCGGGCGACAACCTGAAGGTGCTGGCCGACAAGCGGCGCGTCCTGCGGGTGGGGTTCGCCGTGGCGGCGTTGGGCAGCCTGGTGCTGATCGGCGGCTGGTACCGCTACTACGGCATCAATCGCGACATGGCCACGCGCGTGCTCGAACGAAGCCGGGACTTCAGCGCCTTCCAGATCGACGGCCGTTCCGATCCGACGGGCCGCAATCTGCTGGCGCCGCTGGACCAGATCAGCAGCGCGGTCGCGGTATTCGGGGATTACCGCGACGCCTGGCCGGTCGTGGCGGACCTGGGGCTGTACCAGGGCCGCAAGATCGGCCCGAAGGTGGACGAGGCCTATCTGAAGTTGCTGTCCCGGCGCTTCCTGCCCGAACTGGCTGGCGGCGTGATGCAGGCCGTGAACGCGGCGCCCGCGGATAGCGACGAGCAACTGGCCGCGCTGCGCGTCTACCGGATGATCGAAGACATCGACAACCGCCGCGCGCCCATCGTGCAGGACTGGATGAGCCGCCAATGGCAGGCGGCGTTTCCGGGCGACGGCGCGGTGCAGGGCGGCCTGATGCGGCATCTTTCCTATGCCATGAAGTACGCGCGCGCCGACCTGCCCATGTACCGCGAGCGGGTGGAAGAGATCCAGCGGCGCCTGCGGCAGGTGCCGATGCCGCAGCGCGTGTACATGAGCATGCGCGAACAGGCCGGCAAGGCGCTGCAGGCGCCGCTGGACCTGCGCAACGAAGTCGGTCCGGCCTTCGACATCGTGTACGGGGGCGCAGGCCACGCCGAACGCGATACGCGCATCGATGCCTTGCTCACGGCGCGGGGTTATCGGACCTACTTCGAGCCGCGCAGCCAGGATTTCACCGATCTGGCCCTGATCGACCAATGGACGCTGGGCGAGCGCGACCGCATCGATTATTCCGAGGCCGATAAGCAGGCGCTGGCGGTCCGGGTGCGCGCCATCTACAACCGCGACTACGTCGACACCTGGCAGCGCAGCCTGAACCGGCTGGAGGTTGCCGACTTCGACGATATTGCGCAGGCGGTCAGCGTGCTGGGCAGCGTCACCAGTCCGGCCGCGCCATTGCGCCGGCTGGTGGAGACGGTGCGCGACAACACCAGCCTGCAGCCCCTGGACGTGCGCGTTGCGTCGGCCAAGGCGGATGGCCCCGCGCCGACCCCCGCGGGCGTCGCGAAGGCCCAGCAGGTGGCCGCCATCGCGCGTCCTTTTGCGCCGTTGACCGATGTGCTGGTCGCCACCGAGAACAAGCCTTCGTATCTGGACGAAAGCATGGCGGCCGTCGCCCGCGTCCATGACGTGGTCAAGAGCGTGCAGGACAGTCCCGATCCGGGCAAGGCTGCATTGAGCGTGGTGCTCGACCGCTTTGCGCTGAAAGGCACGGACCCGATCGGCAACCTGCAGCGCATCGCCGCCGGCATGCCCGAACCGCTCAACCGGCAAGTGAAGAAGCTGGCCGACGAGTCGTCGCAGGTCCTCGTGATCGAGGCGCTGAAAGAGCTGGAGCGCCGCTGGAACACCGAGGTCTACCGTTACTACGACGAACGGCTCGCCAACCGCTATCCGTTCAACCCCGCCAGCCGGGTCGACGCCTCGCTGGAAGACTTCACGGTCATGTTCGGTCCGCAGGGGCGGCTGGCCCAGTTCAAGGACCAGTATCTAAAGCTGTTCCTTGAAGACAATCTGGAGGCGCTGTATTCCGAGCGTCGCGGCGGGTATCTGGTGCGCATGGATGTGCTGAAGCAATTGGAGGCCGCCGACCGCATCCGCGACGCGTTCTTCAACAGCCGCGGCGCGCTGGGCGTGCAGTTCAGCGTGGAGCCCCTGGGCCTGGCGCCCACGCGGCGCAGCAGCGTGCTGAGCGTGGAAGGCCAGTTGATCTCCTACAGCCACGGCGCGGCCAACAGCGTCGGACTGATCTGGCCCAACAGCCTGGGTGCCAACACCGAAAGCCGCATCACCCTGGTGGGCGGCGGCACGAGCAGCAGCCTGGTGTACCGGGGGGCCTGGTCCATGTTCCGCCTGCTCAGCCAGGCCCGCCTGGACAGCGCCACGGCCACCAGCGTGGACCTGAGTTTCGCGGCCAGCGATGGCGCGATGCGCTACCGGGTGTCGGCGGAGAAGGCCAACAATCCCTTCACGCAGCCGTTGTTCGATGGCTTCGCGCTGCCGCGCACGCTGCTGGCGGAATGGCCGGGCAAGGCGAAGGCGGACGCCAGGGTGGCGGCGGGCAAGGGCGCGCCTCGACGCTGA
- a CDS encoding HigA family addiction module antitoxin, whose amino-acid sequence MKMHNPAHPGEVLRDWIPDDVTVTEAAQALEVNRVTLSNLLNGKANVTANMALRLSAWLGTTPDFWMGMQAHWDLWQAEQQPRPKIAPLSKRAA is encoded by the coding sequence ATGAAGATGCACAATCCGGCGCACCCCGGCGAGGTGCTGCGCGACTGGATCCCCGACGATGTGACCGTAACGGAGGCGGCGCAAGCGCTTGAGGTCAATCGCGTCACGCTGTCCAACCTGCTGAACGGAAAGGCGAACGTGACGGCCAATATGGCGCTGCGCCTTTCCGCTTGGTTGGGCACGACGCCTGATTTCTGGATGGGAATGCAGGCGCATTGGGACTTGTGGCAGGCAGAGCAGCAGCCGCGCCCAAAGATCGCTCCACTTTCGAAAAGAGCGGCCTGA
- a CDS encoding type II toxin-antitoxin system RelE/ParE family toxin — MIKSFRHKGLEAFYLTGSKAGIQAHHANKLTILLTALTHAKGPQDMAAPNWKLHPLSGGLAGHWSVWVNGNWRLTFTFIGQDAELVDYQDYH, encoded by the coding sequence ATGATTAAGAGCTTCCGGCATAAGGGTCTTGAGGCGTTCTATCTGACGGGCAGCAAGGCGGGTATCCAGGCCCACCACGCCAACAAGCTGACGATCTTGCTTACCGCATTGACCCATGCAAAGGGGCCGCAGGATATGGCCGCGCCGAATTGGAAGCTTCACCCCTTGAGCGGCGGCTTGGCCGGACATTGGTCGGTGTGGGTCAACGGCAATTGGCGCTTGACCTTCACTTTCATTGGGCAGGACGCCGAACTGGTCGATTACCAGGACTATCACTAA